From a region of the Besnoitia besnoiti strain Bb-Ger1 chromosome I, whole genome shotgun sequence genome:
- a CDS encoding hypothetical protein (encoded by transcript BESB_002820): protein METEKRDEMLQRERQLLRAAARQRPCAECILCRSNACIERWQIAPISAFSLAHAESKVFWDTAFFPVAARDRRPLFLGPFADEALGGALTALTVDSLLEKMAHEQKKRVSVHVAPSRCLNFVAKNFKYEFMDFSELVQSIRRELRSGRGTAARRDAPAGRGEASDASSIPESHAEAADSSSRRYFYFRSLGRRPAKDPSSLAALSPAVAAAFRLPPGLRLEDATGAPCPSSPTPSTSSASPESSSSSYSASASPSCDACSARREAAKEPARRRDGEVTHAGRIKQTIGEKGAGGCSSAPAEAPVEAHSTVLRVAQPGLELWTHYDIPDNFLVQISGYKRVFLFPPSAVDRLAIRCSSSPVEGLVSGSSEFEQTHPEAVGALREARYVDLSPGSILFLPTRWIHGVLAFPAWTDLCAGCRSYVEALGSRSVEPVGDARASHGADAQQRGCERDSGVLDATAEATARGLSTAQSLKEEDARETPDACVSVNVFFYDRTVPNAEAVYAKKDVYGNKDPEMYEEARAIIQEKVVPIFSALPDTSSAFYLRKLSLELQHIAKAMEENGNA from the exons ATggaaacagagaagagagacgagatgcttcagcgcgagcgccagctgttgcgcgccgccgcgaggcagagaccTTGCGCAGAGTGCATTCTCTGCAGAAGCAACGCCTGCATTGAGAGGTGGCAGATCGCGCCGATTTCGGCATTTTCTCTCGCTCACGCCGAGTCGAAGGTCTTCTGGGACACAGCCTTTTTtccggtcgccgcgcgagacaggcgccCGCTGTTTCTGGGGCCGTTCGCCGACGaggccctcggcggcgcgctgacCGCCCTGACGGTCGATTCGCTTTTAGAGAAGATGGCGCacgagcagaagaagcgggTTTCTGTTCacgtcgcgccttcgcgctgcctcAACTTCGTGGCTAAGAATTTCAAGTACGAGTTCATGGACTTTTCCGAGCTGGTACAGAGCATTCGACGTGAGCTGagaagcggccgcgggaCCGCGGCAcgacgcgacgcgccggcgggacGAGGggaagcgagcgacgcctcaAGCATTCCAGAGAgccacgcagaggcagctgactcctcgtcgcggcggtACTTCTACTTCCGATCTCTGGGGCGGAGACCTGCCAAGGACCCCTCTTCGCTGGCTGCCCTCAGTCCTGCCGTCGCAGCAGccttccgcctgccgccaggGCTGCGGCTCGAGgacgcgacgggcgcgcctTGTCCCTCGTCTCCGACTCCCTCgacgtcgtctgcctctcccgagtcttcctcgtcgtcgtattccgcttcggcgtcgccctcatGCGACGCGTGCAGCGCTCGTcgagaagcggcgaaggagcctgcgcgacggcgcgacggcgaggtgACACACGCAGGCCGCATAAAGCAAACGATCGGCGAAAAGGGagccggcggctgcagctctgcgccggcggaggcgccagtCGAAGCACACTCCACGGTCCTGCGGGTTGCCCAGCCAGGGCTCGAGCTGTGGACACACTACGACATTCCAGAC AATTTCTTAGTGCAGATCTCCGGCTACAaacgcgtcttcctcttcccgCCCTCTGCTGTCGATCGCCTCGCGATTCGCTGCTCCTCATCCCCAGTCGAG GGACTGGTGTCGGGCTCCTCGGAGTTTGAGCAGACGCATCCGGAGGCTGTGGGGgcgctccgcgaggcgcggtaCGTCGATTTGTCTCCGGGCTCGATCCTCTTTCTGCCGACACGTTGGATCCACGGCGTCCTCGCGTTCCCTGCCTGGACGGATCTCTGCGCAGGCTGTCGCAGCTACGTCGAGGCGCTCGGGAGTCGCTCCGTGGAGCCGGTGGGggacgcgcgggcgtcgcacGGTGCCGACGCGCAGCAACGAGGCTGCGAGAGGGACAGCGGCGTGCTCGATGCcaccgcagaggcgaccgcgcgaggcctcagcACCGCGCAGAGCCTCAAGGAAGAGGATGCGCGAGAGACCCCGGACGCATGCGTGTCGGTAAATGTATTCTTCTACGACCGCACTGTGCCAAACGCAGAGGCGGTCTACGCGAAAAAGGACGTGTACGGAAACAAG GATCCAGAAATGTACGAGGAGGCACGTGCAATCATCCAGGAAAAGGTAGTCCCG ATTTTCTCCGCCCTCCCCGATACGTCGTCTGCCTTTTACTTGCGAAAGCTCTCGCTTGAGCTTCAGCACATTGCGAAAGCCATGGAAGAGAACGGGAACGCCTAA